The window tggtggctcgttccctcttgagcttgaataaggttctcaacatgagaggcagaggagggaaagcgtacaggaacagatttgaccaatcgaggagaaatgcatccgctgccagacggtgaggagagtagagtttggagcagaataggggcagctggtgattgtgaggagctgcaaagaggtctatctgaggagtgccccattgagcgaagatagactgtagagttacaggatcgagtgtccactcgtgaggttggagaattctgctgagcttgtccgctaaggaattctgttctccctgaatgtagatagctttcaggaagagatggtgatctatggcccaagtccagatcttctgtgcttcctggcacaagaggcgagagcctgtccccccttgcttgttgatgtagtacatggccacttgattgtctgtgcacagcagaaggacctgaggaaagagaagatgttggaaggccttgagggcataaaacatcgctctgagttccaggaaattgatgtgatgcttcttttcctgggctgtccaaagaccttgagtctggaactcgttcaaatgagctccccatgcataaggggaggcgtcagtggtgatgactagttgatgaggaggctgatggaacagaagacctctggatagatttgaggataccaaccaccattgtagagattgacgaagagatgatgtcacagagatgtgtcatgagcaaggatccgtcgcttgggaccactgagtagcaagggtccattgaggagttcgcaggtgaagacgtacGAGGGGtgcgacatgaactgtggatgccatgtgacccaagagtatcatcatttgtttggcagagatggaatgttgtggaagtacctgctgacatagagactgaagagtctgaagacggttggatggtagaaatgctctcatgaggagtgtgtccaatatcgctccaatgaattggagtctttgagtgggaatgagatgagacttgggtagattgatctcgaatcctaatatttgaagaaactggatggtctggttggtggccaggagaactgctggagcggatgtggccttgattaaccagtcgtccaggtaaggaaatacctgaaggtggtgagagcgcagaaaagcagctaccacgatgagacatttggtgaacacccttggagaggaagcaagaccgaagggcagcaccttgtactggtaatgacactgattgatcatgaaacggagatactgtcttgaAGTTacattgattggaatgtgagtgtatgcttctttgagatcgagagagcatagccagtcgtcttggttgagaagaggataaagaatggctaaggaaagcatcttgaatttttcctttaccagatgtttgttgagatcgcgaagatctagaattggtctgagatctcctgtttttttggggactagaaaataacgggagtagaatccctgacccttttgatctagaggcacttcttctatagcgtttagaagaaggagggattgaacttcctgaataaggagggcagattgaggactgttcaaagcagactcttttggcaggttttgggatggaagagtctgaaagttgagagagtagccgtggcggatgatgttgaggacccattggtccgaagtgataacttcccaccggctgaggaatagagagagatgacctcctataggctgaggcaggagagcagatataggagtactggctatactttggagaagtaagtcaaaagggttgtgtcttctgctgtggagTTGGCTTAACAggttgctgttgctgttgttgcCTGGGAGGCTGACGCTGTTGCTGccgttgacgcctgggttgctgagcagttgttggcaatggccgagctgtgaaacggcgttgataggctgactgttgtctaaaaggccttgttgggggaggctttttcttatttttaagaagggtatcccaacgTGTTTCATGAGCCGACAGCTTTTGAGTAGTCGAATCCATGGATTCTCCgaaaagctcatcccctaggcatggggtgttggctaaccgatcttgatgattaacatcaagttcggatacccgaagccaggccaggcgacgcattgccacagacattgctgtcgctctggatgtaagttcgaaggtgtcataaatggatctaaccatgaacttacgtaactgaaacagagaagacaagcaatggtggaaagattgttgtttccgttgaggaaggtatttctcaaaggaagccatggtggtaaggagatgtttcagatagaaagaaaaatgaaagccataatttccagctctatttgccaacattgcattttggtagagcctcttaccaaatttgtccatggctttaccctctctgccaggaggaacagaagcatatacactggctcctgcagattttttaagggtggattcgacaagtaaagattcatgaggaagttgtggtttgtcgaacccaggaatgggaattactttgtaCAGAGAGTCTaacttacgtggggcccctgggaccgttaagggagtctctaaattcttgtaaaaagtctccctcaagatgtcatgaagagggagcttcaaatactcctttggaggttggtcaaagtccagggcgtccaaaaaagctttagactttttggactcagcctccaaaggaatagacagagaatcacacatatctttcaggaaactggagaaagatgaagtgtcatgCTTAGAGGACGGGTCATGTACAGCAGActcctcctcatctgaggaacattctccttcagagagaaaaggctcttctgaatctccccacagatccggatccctgacatggggagAACGATCTCGAGACTCCGGGGTAGTTGGGTCTGCATGCCGGgtcttgcgcaccgacttacccgatctcATCGACATCGACCCAGGCGATGTAATCggttgcaccggagccgaagtctgcacTGATTGAtgctgagctctcggctccggcgcaaggactggcatcgatgtCGATGAGGTGGAGTgaatcggtaccgagggagtggataccgACAATATAGGTtgctccactatcggtaccggctcagtgcggaccggcaccggaaggttcggtgccaggatcgatggaaggagctgttgcaattgctgcttgagctgttcctggagaatggccgtaatacggtcatcaagggatggcaccggtaccgcttttttcttctgcggtacctgcggtgccgctcgacgccccggagatgaggagcccgatgtcgagggactcacctcaataggggcggagcgcttccgctggcgcctcacagtcggcaggattggactcactgcactcgagaccggaggacgttccagcggggaaggcttcttagccggcttacctgcatgttgggacgccggtgcggaatctcgcggcgtcgaagaagagggtgccgactgaatcggtgccgaagtcggagtcgatggaacgggatcggacatctcggcaccgaaaagtaatcgctgttgtatttggcgattttttaatgttctctttttcagtgtggcacagcgggtgcaggtggaggcctgatgctcaggacccaaacactgtaagcaccagttgtgtgggtccgtgagagatatgggccgagcacaccgctggcactttttaaaacctggctgagggggcatgaacgtgaacaccgcttcagccaaatcgaaggccgaggcttcgatggtggcagaaggccccgcaggggaaaagccaaattgaatgaaaaaattaaagttttttttttgaaaataatgaaagaaaaagaaagaggcaaaagccaaaaaggtttacgcgagcgggaaggcaagttcaaaaaattttcaacagccgttgaaaaaacgcgtcttcttagctccgcggaaactaagaaactggggaccgcgcgcctctgtcgggcgggagggcgcgtgcgcggtgcggcatgccagaactttccaagttcttagagtgcaatcactctaaaattgtccgtaccggggctccgtcggtgccgtcacccatcagtcaagaatagctgcctgcttgtcctgggataaagattgcaacgtaaacaatatcagcaactcatttcatagcattgcaatggaaagtgaaacgaaacaaaaatctatatgaaaaaggagactaccactgaaaaatagctggaaagcaataaccacaaatgcttgcagtctaagctctaaggccctgattctacaaagtgcgccccgattttaggcagctgtaggcgtcctacagcagtctaatcagccaatcgggacgcacgtttttttaaaaaaatgctccccaggcaggccgcctatattgaaggcgcctccgggagcctagggaggcccgcaagacgcctaagggccttaggtgaacctaggcggccctatgcgtctccctagtagaggaagagacgcttacaatgtaggccaacaaaatgccagaagatgcccctagagcctgggccaatcaggccttagattaagtggggatgggcggacccgctaggccttaggcttcggtgggatgggccaggaaggggcaggcccacctcatttcgacgaggcggccctgccggctggacgggcaagacccgtctggccaaaaggttagtttggtgggggtggaggtttgggggctgttagcgcggggggggaagagtgcatcttctggcaggagggattgggcaccctcctgccagatcggtagtgtcggggtgggagggagatcggtaatgtcggggtaagtgtagcgggccgtatctaatctaacctgattctctaaccaacatctgtaacatggacgccggttacagaatcggggtttagtgtaggcccgattctgaataggacacctctcccgggcgtcctatacagaatcagggcctaagggttTGTATGCCAATAAACACTTTCTGTGTGTCCAGGTTTTATTAGCAGGACCTTCTCCTATAGCATTTGTTCTACTCTTGTCACATCTGATAATACATTCACAGATTTGCATACGATTGATGACACTGTACCATCTGTCCAACACAAAAGTACAGCAACAATTTGTATGAAATAAGTAAACTGACTAGAATGTCCTCACATGAGCACGGTTTAGGTTTTATGCGTTCAGTAAGTTTATTATAAATCAACAGTTGACTTTAGTACATAGAAAACTAGGCACAGAATAATTCTTAATAGTGtgcaaaaactaaactaaaatcaAAGTACCTACATATAAACATCCTCAGTGCAGGATGTGTGCAAGCAGTTTAATGACCAGTCTCCATTCTGTTGTTAGTGAGTGAGAGCACTTTGGATGAGGGCCTGGACTCTGGACAAAATAATTTCATTAGAGCTGCTGCAGTTTTCTGGCCCATAGGGTGGGTCAATGGTTAACACACCAGCCACACAGAGTGTTCTTTGTGCATCTCCTTGTTCTGTCACAGGAATGTGGTTTTGCTCCAGCCAGCTCTTCAGATTGTTCTTCCGCTTCTCTAGATCCTCTGTACTGAAGGTTTTCATTTCTTCTGGCATGAATAAATATGTCAGTCTCTCTTTTACTTCATCATTCCCTTCATCTAGTATGTCCACCTTTTGCACAGCATGGCCCATCACTACTGTGACAGACATTTTGCTATCTTCCAGAAAGTTTACCAAGACTAtgctataaagaaataaaaaggagatGATCAGAAGACAAATCAAAAAGCATCTGAAAGTGTACAAAACTATACTGATACAGGAGGGGGATGATTTCTTTCTTAGTGAGCATTGAGAAGAGTTTGACCATCTGGTAAAGAATTGATAGGCAGCATGAAGGAGGGGTTTTAAGAAGGTTTGCAAGTGTTCAATAAGCAACTTGATTAAGGGAATGCTATAAAATTCTCTACAGATTATGACTCCAGCAGGAGTTGAGGAAACTTTTCTCAACAGCAATGTACAGACATTGGAGGGGTCATGATGAGGAGGGTTCTTTTGGCATATTTGATGTCATGCCCAAAAATAAGGAAGCATTAGAGACAATGGTGAAGTAATAAGGGTAACGAGGAAGGGTTTAGACCTCAAGCATATGTTATCTGGGGCAAGATTAATAAAAATGAGGATGATAAATGTGAGGTGTGACATTGTAGGTCATTTGATAGGGTTGAAGCTCCAGCTCTTATCAACTCTTATAAACTGGAGGAGTAGATGGTTATATTTGGCATAGAGCTGTAccaaatatttgtatttgattCAATTTGGCTCCAAATACATTATTTGCATTTGGCCAAATAATGATTTAAATACAAATATGAATAATCTGGGGCTGTATTGTGCTACTGAAATAAAACACTTGATCTCTTATTTCATGTTACTACTTTTGGTATGTTAAAGCTCAATATCCATGATTCATATTCAGCATTTGTATTCAGCCAAATCATTTTTTTCATTATACATATTTGgccaaatagtaaaatatgctatttggTACAGCTCTAATTGAGAGAATGGAACAATTAAGAGATATTCAAAATGAAAAAGTACAGTGAAGCAGCTTAGCAGTAGGAAGAACTAGTGACATATGTGGGGCAAATATTCCACTACAGCGGTCgtaaggtgggaggggggaggattagAGGAAGAGGTAGCAAAGGGGACAATAAGAGGATTGAACTAATTCATAAGGATAGAAATAAGAGTGACAACTGATGGCAAGGGAGAAtgtagggtgggggaagggagatgggcacagagtAATATGATGTCTGTTGGTATATCTTTGAATGTTTCACATGCCAGCTGGTGGTTAACAAGAAGCATTgtcaattaaaaatatataaaacaagaACAGGCATATAAGATAATAAAGGGCAACTTTTGATTAGAGCTTGGCTAAAAAGGGTCAATAAATATGTGGAAGGATGTGGAGTATAGAGTGGCAGAGTATGTTGAAGGGTTGATGGGGGAAGAGACAGTTGTGCGCAGCAGGATAAAGGTTGGAAGAGGACATTAAGTAGTAAGAGAAATGTATATGTAGATTTAGATAAAATGCAACAGAAGGACAACAGATAATGGATTAAGTGTGAATATTCTATAAATTatacacaaagcaaaaaatacttacctgtagccagtggcatagcaagttGTGATGGCgcctctccttccctgcccccatacCGCTAACTTCCCCAGCGCGAGtaacatcaccaacttgctgcctgtgctgactctccctctgacatcacttcctaagcacgggacctggaagtgacatcaaagggagagcagatgctggcgCACATTtaagttgctgctcgtgccggcaaagagctagaggtacagtgggggggggggggggaagagagaagtgGGAAGGCGCAGGGGCAGAGAGgacgggtgccggcacccccaccaagacagcgcctggggcggactgccccccccttactaagccactgtctGTAGCAGGTATTCTCTGAATATAACAGGCCTAGTATCCCCACATTCTGGGTGACATCCGAGGGAACCCAGTGCAGCCACCAACTAGCATATATAACAAGAAGAAAAGTCTAGCAGTGTCCTACTGCATATACATGGGTGCCTTCCTGCCTGGCACATGAGCATAGGTTGCTCAGTAGAATAATATTTCTGAAGAAATACAACTCatagtggaggtgggagggtatGTGAGAATACTTGGCCCCCCTGTCCTCAAAGAACACCTGTTACTGGTAAGTgtctttgctttctctgaggacaagcaggttgTTAGTATTTTCACATCTGATCTGGGCATCCCTGGCTACCAGGCTCGTTAAAGACATCAATGCTAGAACAGGAATGCAACATGAGACTTTGAAGTCGATCAATCTTAAATTACATACAAATTAGATGTGAAGGTGCAGCCTGGAACAGGACAGAACTGGGCATAGAAAGGTAGAGTTGGATTAGACACCAAACAAATTCTGCAGGATTGTCTGACCAAACCAGCTATTACAGCAGGTATCCTGCTCCAGATAGTAATGAGATGTAAATGTATGGACTGAAGACCAAGtcgcagccttgcagatctcttTGATGGAGGCTGACCTCATGTTTGCTATCGACACGGCATTGGCTCTAATATTATGAGTCTTGACATTGAGTCAACCCAGCCTGGGCatactagatcagggatctcacagtccctccttgagggccgcaatccagttgggttttcaggatttccccaatgaatatgcattgaaagcagagtgcatgcacatagatctcatgcatattcattgcggaaatcctgaaaacccgactggattgcagccctcaaggaggaactttgagacccctgtaataGATGGAGATGTAATTTGCTAGCTAATTAAAAATAGCTCATTTGCCAATGGCTATCATCCTGTTTGggccaaaagaaacaaaaagctggGCTGATTGCCTATGGGCTTTAGTCCACTCCAGGTAGTAGGCTAAGGCTCATTTGCAATCTAAGGTATGTAGTACTCTTTTGCCAGGATGAGCACAtggattttgaaaaaaatgttagcagaacatttgactggttaaggtgaaactCTGACACTACCTTAGGAAGTAACTTTGGATGCATGTAAAGAGCTACTCTTAACGTGATGCAACTTCATACAAGGCAGATTAACTACTAGAGCAGTCCAGTACATGCAactctctctcatgaatattccttttggatatcctgaaaacctgactagctggggtgcctccaggaccaggtttggaaaccactTGTTCTGCGAGCTGAAGTGACTGCCACTAAAAACACCACTTTCCTGGTCAAATATTTCAAGTGATAGGAGTCAAGTGGCTCAAAAGAAGCTCTCACCAGCTGGGTTTGAACGAAATTGAGATCCCACAACACAATAAGAGGTTTGACCGGGGCTTTGTCAACAAACTCTTATGAAACACTGAGATAGTGTTTACCATATTGGAGTAGGAGGTAAGCCCTGATtaaagcaggagtgtcaaactcaatcacattaaggggccaaaatccaaaacacagactAAGTTACAGGCCAGACCTGCcctatctccaccccagaccctgccccataatagtactaattgtaacaccattttttccattcacttttcatatattcacacacacacaatataatcttattaacaacacataatggttaaccacaaaattaacccctatgcaaatacgggaccaaaacctaaaattactaatatatacaaatgaaagcCTAAGATTaaagactgcatgcagtacaacccccagagaaaaagaaacaaatcaatTTCTTCCTGtcaaatagacagcagatgtaaattctctaAATTGACAAAATTCAAGCACTAAATTGAtattaaaatcattccccctacctttgttgtctctctccctccatgctgtgcctcaactaAGTGCCTCCTTCtggcgggtgtcttaccttcGGGCCACCtcccacctggctgttttatgcagcTCGCGGTGCAATGCATGTTTTTATTGCCATCCCCAGTGTTAcgttatcttctggctggctccctaaTCCTCAGTGCCGCAGTGTGCGCAAAGCTGCGAGTGGGCGGCTCCTCCCActcctcatccagaagcattccctccgatgttgcaacatcagagagaaggcttcctgttcaggtgcaggacgtgcTGCCCGTGAAATGTCTTTAACACCCAGTGATCTGCAGTAATCAACCAAAAATGCGAGGAGGCTCAGCTGCCAGCCTGGCATCATAACTGCTTCTTTGGGGCTGTGGTAGAGCAGGCTCCCGATGTTTGTGCCAGTACTAAAATGGTAACCAAACATGGCTGCTTGAAGACTGCCATACCAGCCCCACCAAAGAAGGGGAGCTGCCTTTTTTTGATTGCTGCACTTCTCGGGTACCAGCAATGTTGATACCCTGTGCTTTAAAATGCACCAGTGCTTTTGCTTCTTTGACTTTGCTCAACACTCAGCATCACAGTCCTTCGGTGCTGCAGAGGATGATACTGAACTGTATCAAGTCTGATGCACACTGGTTTCAAGGCCTATTAATGTCTGATGTTAAGGGAAGTGGAAACCTCCTTGATGCCAGTGCACTTCCACAAGTGGAAGAAATCAGAGCACCCACTGAAGCCGATGTTCCCAGCACCAATGTCAAAATGTTTCTCCTTCTGGACCTGCATGCTTTCTGTATCCCTTAactccatttttgaacaggaGTTAGGCTCATGGTTAGGTCCAGGGCACCCAACACACCATTTGTGTGGGTCCTTTATAGAGATCATCCGACGGCATTGGGCATTCCTCTTAAAACCACTGGGGTCTCTTTGGAACATCGAAAAAGAATCACAGCTAAATTAAATTCCTTAAATTTAAGTGTCAAAAAGAGACAGAACTCAGTTTGAGATCAGTGCAAAGGTCTTAAAAGGCACTTACAAGCTgtgcaaaaaaaggaaaaataaaacaaacaaacaaaaaaaaccccactttgAAGAGCTAAAATGTAGTCGA is drawn from Geotrypetes seraphini chromosome 3, aGeoSer1.1, whole genome shotgun sequence and contains these coding sequences:
- the GEMIN6 gene encoding gem-associated protein 6, encoding MTDWCKKTPLEWKDYVNKEVKVTSDEKNEHQGWVLTVDPVTANIVLVNFLEDSKMSVTVVMGHAVQKVDILDEGNDEVKERLTYLFMPEEMKTFSTEDLEKRKNNLKSWLEQNHIPVTEQGDAQRTLCVAGVLTIDPPYGPENCSSSNEIILSRVQALIQSALTH